The following coding sequences lie in one Hydrogenophaga sp. PBL-H3 genomic window:
- a CDS encoding OsmC family protein, which translates to MKNSVSEAQASLRAQYEETPELAMVTDQAITCGTDPSDPFHLLVRPMNTSAVPVAVGVHRAVGGPYDAPCPGDLLCAALAACQDSSVRMVANRMGIELIALEVQVRATVDVRGALGMHKDVPVGFQSITCDIQLQAREGTPPEMLEKLRVAAQRCCVVGQTLQSPPSVQTTLHTAPVADPQLEPSASHPRSTH; encoded by the coding sequence ATGAAGAACAGCGTATCCGAAGCCCAGGCAAGTTTGCGAGCTCAGTACGAAGAGACCCCCGAACTGGCCATGGTCACCGATCAGGCGATCACCTGCGGAACCGATCCGTCCGACCCTTTTCATTTGCTGGTCAGGCCGATGAACACCAGCGCAGTGCCGGTGGCCGTCGGCGTGCATCGGGCGGTGGGCGGTCCTTACGACGCGCCGTGCCCTGGTGACCTGCTGTGCGCCGCCCTGGCCGCCTGCCAGGACTCGTCGGTCCGCATGGTGGCCAATCGGATGGGGATCGAACTGATCGCATTGGAGGTTCAAGTCAGGGCCACAGTCGATGTGCGAGGGGCCTTGGGCATGCACAAGGATGTTCCCGTGGGTTTCCAGTCCATCACGTGCGACATCCAACTTCAGGCCAGGGAGGGCACGCCGCCCGAGATGCTGGAGAAACTGCGTGTGGCGGCGCAGAGGTGCTGTGTGGTTGGGCAAACGCTGCAGTCACCGCCTTCCGTTCAAACCACGCTTCATACCGCTCCAGTTGCCGATCCGCAGCTTGAGCCGTCCGCATCACATCCTCGGTCCACACACTGA
- a CDS encoding universal stress protein has translation MHFDSILAVSDFTALSSHALERAAQLARQHQAILRLVHVAEGPTTFLTDPVARLAHRARQLARRHEISAHAIERSASLNEVLAEASASTLLVMGPLLQRSWKRFHLGTTLDQAVHGSVCPLLVVKQAPVRPYEKVLVAVDLSPHSKSLIDFASLFSAPTVLKLFHAIDTIEDAKLRSANVSPDVIQASRLGSRHQARDRLMQLVGGLTVERPASAGPPLVFEVGNGDPAYSTALHQQATQADLVVVGKRRGSALTQFFTGSVAQRLAKWAAGDVLIAPLDQLHAAATADTGWWMGGRDV, from the coding sequence ATGCACTTCGACTCCATCCTCGCCGTCTCCGACTTCACGGCGCTCTCCTCGCACGCGCTGGAGCGCGCTGCCCAGCTGGCCCGGCAACACCAGGCCATCCTGCGGCTGGTCCATGTTGCCGAGGGACCGACCACCTTTCTCACCGATCCCGTGGCGCGCCTGGCGCATCGGGCACGCCAGCTGGCCAGGCGCCACGAGATCTCGGCCCATGCGATTGAGCGGTCTGCGTCGCTGAACGAGGTGTTGGCCGAGGCCAGTGCCTCCACCTTGCTGGTGATGGGGCCGTTGTTGCAGCGAAGCTGGAAACGGTTTCACCTCGGCACCACGCTCGACCAGGCGGTGCACGGCAGCGTGTGTCCACTGCTGGTGGTGAAGCAGGCGCCTGTCCGCCCGTATGAGAAGGTGCTCGTGGCCGTCGATCTGTCGCCACACTCGAAATCCCTGATCGACTTTGCCAGTCTGTTTTCGGCGCCCACTGTGCTGAAGCTGTTTCATGCGATCGACACCATCGAAGACGCCAAGCTGCGTTCGGCCAACGTGTCGCCAGACGTGATCCAGGCCAGCCGGCTCGGTTCGCGTCATCAGGCCCGAGACCGTCTCATGCAGCTCGTCGGCGGGCTGACGGTGGAACGGCCTGCATCAGCGGGTCCGCCCCTGGTTTTTGAGGTCGGCAACGGTGACCCGGCCTATTCGACCGCACTGCATCAACAAGCCACGCAGGCCGACTTGGTCGTGGTGGGCAAGCGGCGCGGCTCTGCGCTGACGCAGTTCTTCACCGGCAGCGTGGCACAGCGCCTGGCCAAGTGGGCGGCCGGCGATGTGCTGATCGCACCGCTTGATCAACTGCACGCAGCCGCGACCGCAGACACCGGCTGGTGGATGGGGGGTCGCGATGTTTGA
- a CDS encoding thioesterase family protein, protein MNLWLRLAWALLRAWRLPRIEPGTTIERCLRVWPGDIDINGHMNNGRYLTIIDLMLVEYFVRSGFARVMVKAGWRPMSGGAVITYRKGLMPGQGYRLRFALAGADQAWSFMRFEFLREDGTLCAAGYMKGAAVGRGGLVPNAESYALMGQAFKAQPLPAAVEHWLAAERAVMDGR, encoded by the coding sequence ATGAATCTCTGGCTGCGCCTTGCATGGGCGCTCCTGCGCGCCTGGCGGCTACCTCGGATAGAGCCTGGCACAACGATCGAGCGGTGCTTGCGCGTGTGGCCCGGCGACATCGACATCAACGGCCACATGAACAACGGACGCTATCTCACGATCATCGACCTGATGCTGGTGGAGTACTTCGTGCGCAGCGGCTTTGCGCGCGTGATGGTCAAGGCCGGGTGGCGGCCGATGAGCGGCGGGGCGGTCATCACCTACCGCAAGGGCCTGATGCCGGGGCAAGGCTACCGGCTGCGCTTCGCGCTGGCGGGCGCGGACCAGGCCTGGAGCTTCATGCGGTTCGAGTTCCTGCGCGAAGACGGCACGCTGTGCGCGGCCGGCTACATGAAGGGGGCCGCGGTCGGACGCGGCGGACTCGTGCCGAATGCGGAGAGCTACGCGCTCATGGGACAGGCGTTCAAAGCACAGCCTTTGCCTGCGGCGGTCGAGCACTGGCTGGCGGCCGAACGCGCGGTGATGGATGGGCGCTGA
- a CDS encoding MarR family winged helix-turn-helix transcriptional regulator has translation MTKPPRPAQAEDNATRSWLAVVRAYNLCSELMALRLGAVGVRTAEHEILANLRREPGLSQQALAARCFTAKSHVSNLLGEMEARGWVKREPDPADGRVKRLVLAPAGLSMAERTAAVQAEVVALMTDGATDKELERVRATMAEVSQKLQGALGHRAAEGA, from the coding sequence ATGACCAAGCCCCCACGACCAGCACAAGCCGAAGACAACGCCACCCGCAGCTGGCTCGCTGTCGTGCGCGCCTACAACCTGTGCAGCGAGCTGATGGCCCTGCGTCTGGGCGCCGTGGGCGTGCGGACCGCGGAGCATGAAATCCTTGCCAACCTGCGGCGCGAGCCGGGTCTGAGCCAGCAGGCGCTTGCCGCGCGTTGTTTCACCGCCAAGAGCCATGTCAGCAACCTCCTCGGCGAAATGGAGGCACGCGGCTGGGTGAAGCGCGAGCCCGACCCGGCGGATGGGCGCGTGAAGCGCCTCGTTCTGGCCCCTGCCGGCTTGAGCATGGCCGAGCGAACAGCAGCCGTGCAGGCCGAGGTGGTGGCACTGATGACCGATGGGGCGACGGACAAAGAGCTCGAGCGGGTGCGCGCCACCATGGCCGAGGTCAGCCAGAAGCTGCAGGGCGCGCTTGGCCATCGGGCGGCTGAGGGCGCGTGA
- a CDS encoding DUF4242 domain-containing protein, with protein MPKYVIERTIPKIGEVSAGDLQAISQKSCSVLRGMGPDMQWVHSYVTGDKIYCVYNAASEQQVREHARLGGFPIDSVARVVTTIDPITAEV; from the coding sequence ATGCCCAAGTATGTGATCGAGCGCACCATCCCCAAGATTGGGGAGGTCAGCGCCGGTGATCTCCAAGCCATTTCCCAGAAGTCCTGCAGCGTGCTGCGCGGCATGGGACCCGATATGCAGTGGGTCCACAGCTACGTGACCGGGGACAAGATTTACTGCGTCTACAACGCTGCCAGTGAACAGCAGGTGCGCGAACACGCGCGGCTCGGAGGATTCCCGATCGACAGCGTGGCGCGCGTCGTGACCACCATCGATCCGATCACGGCCGAGGTGTGA
- a CDS encoding branched-chain amino acid ABC transporter substrate-binding protein — translation MRVELNWALVAAAVALVACGEKEESAASSGADAPLVVKIGHVGATSGAVAHLGKDNENGARLAIEELNAAGLKIGEKTARFELLAEDDAADPKQATAAAQKLVDVNVNGVVGHLTSGATLPSSQIYNDAGIPQITPSSTNPKFTRQGFQGAFRLVADDVQQGGALGRYAVQSLKAKTVAVIDDRTAYGQGLADEFEKAAVAAGAQLVAHEYTNDKAIDFNAILTTLKAKQPDVIFFGGMDSVGGPMLRQMRALGFNSKLVGGDGLCTSEMITLSANALGNEDVFCVEAGGVDGDEVAINDKFRTDFKAKYGVEVQAYAGYAYDGVKLLAAAMQAAGSADPQKYLPALKAIKYQGASGNVEFDEKGDRKNAALTLYTFKSGQRLKLAVIR, via the coding sequence ATGCGTGTTGAACTGAACTGGGCCCTGGTTGCTGCTGCGGTGGCTTTGGTGGCCTGTGGCGAGAAGGAAGAATCCGCTGCATCCTCGGGTGCGGACGCGCCGCTGGTGGTCAAGATCGGTCACGTCGGCGCCACCAGCGGCGCTGTGGCCCATCTGGGCAAGGACAACGAAAATGGCGCTCGTCTGGCCATCGAAGAACTCAATGCCGCGGGGCTGAAGATTGGCGAGAAGACGGCCCGGTTTGAACTGCTGGCTGAGGATGATGCAGCTGACCCCAAGCAGGCCACTGCCGCCGCCCAGAAGCTGGTGGACGTCAATGTGAACGGTGTGGTGGGGCACCTCACCTCCGGCGCCACCCTGCCGTCATCTCAGATCTACAACGATGCGGGGATCCCCCAGATCACCCCCTCGTCGACCAACCCCAAGTTCACCCGCCAGGGCTTCCAGGGGGCTTTCCGTCTTGTGGCCGACGACGTGCAGCAGGGCGGCGCCCTGGGCCGTTACGCGGTTCAGTCGCTCAAGGCCAAGACCGTGGCGGTAATCGACGATCGCACCGCTTATGGGCAAGGTCTGGCCGATGAATTCGAGAAGGCCGCAGTGGCTGCGGGCGCGCAACTGGTTGCGCACGAATACACCAATGACAAGGCCATCGACTTCAATGCCATCCTGACCACGCTCAAAGCCAAGCAGCCCGACGTGATCTTTTTCGGCGGCATGGATTCGGTGGGTGGCCCGATGCTGCGTCAGATGCGGGCGCTGGGCTTCAACTCGAAGCTGGTGGGTGGTGATGGCCTGTGTACATCCGAAATGATCACCCTGTCTGCGAACGCACTGGGCAATGAAGACGTGTTCTGTGTTGAAGCTGGCGGCGTGGATGGTGACGAGGTGGCCATCAACGACAAGTTCCGCACCGATTTCAAGGCCAAGTACGGCGTTGAAGTTCAGGCATACGCCGGCTACGCCTACGACGGTGTGAAGCTGCTGGCGGCGGCCATGCAGGCCGCTGGCTCAGCGGACCCCCAGAAGTACCTGCCAGCGCTCAAGGCCATCAAGTACCAGGGCGCTTCCGGCAACGTCGAGTTTGACGAAAAGGGGGACCGCAAGAACGCTGCGCTGACGCTCTACACGTTCAAGTCAGGTCAGCGGCTGAAGCTGGCCGTGATCCGCTGA
- a CDS encoding GreA/GreB family elongation factor: MHKNPDGERLLTEIDYARLNKLHGAQFPPELIETLDSLDLVPSREIPPDIVTMYSQVIVEDLDSHKRQKLTLCYPGDAEPHLGFISVLSPVGASLLGQRVGAIARWRTPNGDACAAEIVTLLFQPEASGDYTT; the protein is encoded by the coding sequence ATGCACAAGAACCCTGATGGTGAGCGTCTGCTCACCGAGATCGACTATGCGCGACTGAACAAACTGCACGGCGCGCAATTTCCGCCCGAGCTGATCGAGACACTCGACTCCCTCGATCTCGTTCCTTCGCGCGAGATACCACCCGACATCGTCACGATGTACTCGCAGGTGATCGTGGAAGACCTCGATTCTCACAAGCGACAAAAGCTCACGCTGTGCTATCCCGGTGACGCGGAGCCGCACCTGGGCTTCATCTCCGTGCTCTCCCCCGTGGGAGCGAGCCTTCTTGGCCAGCGCGTGGGCGCCATCGCGCGCTGGCGCACGCCCAACGGAGATGCGTGCGCGGCCGAAATTGTCACGCTGCTGTTCCAGCCCGAAGCCAGCGGCGACTACACCACCTAG
- a CDS encoding PAS domain-containing hybrid sensor histidine kinase/response regulator — protein sequence MRIPAQACAQMLDAHPDAHWLIDEMGVLTHANRAALRLMGSPAGDILGVHIDHLVADGPEHCAAVLRQGRRSTVPTPARLRLRTSGGDELPCRCEIALLSPAAEGVPSQLWCRLLPQRLGNSQFEVLNHQIAALRLEVGRRQAAESEMRQQREWLQAVLLGIAEGVVATDLDGCVLLMNPAAADLTGWTLAQSLRRPINALVRLTDESDLDTAEDPVGCILRGSGSGRDQRRLRLVARDGTEHLVQASASALLDEGGQLCGAVLVLRSIDEEVRAELKRRALEHQLRQAQKMEAIGTLAGGVAHDFNNVIGSVIANAALARMELPTDHTAQQPLLQIHRAGDRARALVRQILAFSRQDPQRRERHWLQPLVEEAVGLLRGTLPARVRLEVQCVVKPVHALVDAMQFQQVVMNLCTNAWHALSAGGGDVTVALDLEPACASQGPMARLRVTDDGCGMDEATRERIFEPFFTTKPTGEGTGLGLSVVHGIVAEHQGSLQAESSPGQGSTFTVRLPALVDDMQTTPDLVPPPSELALEESSSGGNERHVAYVDDDESMRNVIERLLRRKGYRVSSYESAELALAALELPATSWDVVVTDFNMPRTSGLDLARELRRLRPMLPVVITSGYVTDELQQGSEALGHTRLLNKEDCFECIGSLLAEVLGA from the coding sequence ATGAGAATTCCGGCCCAAGCCTGCGCCCAGATGCTGGATGCGCATCCCGACGCGCATTGGTTGATCGACGAGATGGGCGTACTGACGCACGCCAACCGCGCCGCGCTGCGGCTGATGGGCAGTCCGGCGGGGGATATTCTGGGTGTGCACATCGATCACCTGGTGGCAGATGGCCCCGAGCACTGCGCCGCCGTGCTGCGCCAGGGTCGCCGCAGCACGGTGCCCACGCCGGCGCGTCTGCGGCTGCGCACCAGCGGGGGCGACGAGTTGCCCTGCCGCTGCGAGATCGCGCTGCTCAGCCCTGCCGCCGAGGGTGTGCCATCGCAGTTGTGGTGCCGGCTGCTTCCGCAAAGGCTAGGCAACAGCCAGTTCGAGGTGCTCAACCACCAGATCGCTGCCCTGCGGCTGGAAGTTGGGCGGCGGCAGGCGGCCGAGTCCGAAATGCGTCAACAGCGCGAGTGGCTGCAGGCGGTGCTGCTTGGCATCGCGGAGGGTGTGGTGGCCACCGATCTGGACGGCTGCGTGTTGCTGATGAACCCGGCGGCGGCCGACCTGACAGGCTGGACGCTGGCCCAGTCACTGCGCCGACCCATCAACGCGCTGGTCCGTCTGACCGACGAGAGCGATCTGGACACGGCTGAGGACCCGGTGGGTTGCATCCTGCGAGGCAGCGGCAGCGGACGCGACCAGAGGCGCCTGCGCCTGGTGGCCAGGGACGGCACCGAGCACCTGGTGCAGGCCTCGGCGTCAGCGCTGCTGGACGAGGGCGGTCAGCTCTGCGGCGCGGTGCTCGTTCTGCGCTCCATTGATGAAGAGGTGCGCGCGGAACTCAAGCGCCGAGCGCTGGAACATCAACTGCGCCAGGCGCAAAAGATGGAAGCCATCGGCACACTGGCGGGGGGTGTCGCGCACGACTTCAACAACGTGATCGGCTCCGTCATCGCCAATGCCGCGCTGGCGCGCATGGAGCTGCCGACCGACCACACGGCGCAGCAGCCTCTGCTGCAGATCCACCGCGCTGGCGACCGCGCGCGTGCCTTGGTGCGGCAAATCCTGGCCTTCAGCCGACAGGATCCGCAGAGACGGGAGCGTCATTGGTTGCAGCCATTGGTCGAAGAAGCTGTCGGGCTGCTGCGCGGCACGCTGCCCGCTCGCGTCAGGCTTGAGGTGCAATGTGTTGTCAAGCCGGTTCACGCCTTGGTCGACGCGATGCAGTTCCAGCAGGTGGTGATGAACCTGTGCACCAACGCCTGGCACGCCTTGTCGGCGGGCGGCGGTGATGTCACGGTGGCGCTGGACCTGGAGCCCGCTTGTGCATCCCAGGGTCCGATGGCGCGGCTGCGCGTCACCGACGATGGCTGTGGCATGGACGAGGCGACGCGCGAGCGCATCTTTGAACCGTTCTTCACGACAAAGCCGACCGGTGAGGGCACCGGCCTCGGGCTGTCTGTGGTGCACGGCATCGTCGCGGAGCACCAAGGGTCGCTGCAGGCCGAGAGTTCACCCGGGCAAGGCAGCACCTTCACCGTGCGACTGCCGGCGCTGGTCGATGACATGCAGACAACTCCCGACCTGGTGCCACCCCCGTCCGAGCTGGCCCTGGAGGAGTCGAGCTCGGGGGGCAATGAACGCCATGTCGCCTACGTGGACGACGATGAGTCGATGCGCAACGTCATCGAGCGCCTGCTGCGACGCAAGGGTTACCGGGTCAGCAGTTACGAGAGTGCCGAGTTGGCGCTGGCCGCGCTGGAGCTGCCCGCCACGAGCTGGGACGTGGTTGTTACTGACTTCAACATGCCGCGCACCAGCGGATTGGACCTGGCCCGAGAGTTGAGGCGGCTGCGCCCCATGCTGCCGGTGGTCATCACCTCGGGCTACGTCACGGACGAGTTGCAGCAGGGCTCGGAAGCCCTGGGCCACACGCGGCTGCTGAACAAGGAAGATTGCTTCGAGTGCATCGGCAGCCTGCTCGCAGAGGTGCTTGGGGCTTGA
- a CDS encoding methanogen output domain 1-containing protein encodes MTPSTSSLAFTPGTADISLDRDIFLRTLVRELAGTLESVVGTHEASGFISVVGQRIGEWIDTEYRQALGTAQLDRAQVIEVLVDLKRRIQGDFFVIEADESRIVLGNRVCPFADKVIGRPSMCMMTSNVFGTIAAQNLGQAKVVLQQTIAEGSTSCRVVLYLKASAEADAADGREYFRA; translated from the coding sequence ATGACCCCATCCACCTCCTCCCTGGCATTCACCCCCGGCACCGCCGACATTTCGCTTGACCGGGACATCTTCCTGCGCACGCTGGTGCGGGAGTTGGCCGGCACGCTTGAGTCCGTTGTGGGCACCCACGAGGCCTCTGGTTTCATCAGCGTGGTGGGCCAGCGCATTGGTGAGTGGATCGACACGGAGTACCGACAGGCGCTGGGCACGGCGCAACTGGACCGGGCGCAGGTGATCGAGGTGCTGGTGGACCTCAAGCGCCGTATACAGGGCGATTTTTTTGTCATCGAGGCCGATGAGTCGCGCATTGTTCTCGGCAACCGTGTCTGCCCCTTCGCAGACAAGGTGATCGGACGGCCCTCGATGTGCATGATGACCTCCAACGTTTTCGGCACCATCGCGGCACAGAACCTGGGCCAGGCCAAGGTGGTTTTGCAGCAGACCATCGCCGAAGGCTCGACGAGCTGCCGCGTCGTGCTCTACCTCAAGGCGAGCGCGGAGGCCGACGCCGCAGACGGACGCGAATACTTCCGTGCCTGA
- a CDS encoding winged helix-turn-helix domain-containing protein: protein MPTAVGARAFDLLLCLLAHRDRVISKDEVLDIVWPGLVVEENNLSVQVSALRKLLGTHAIATISGRGYRFALGVRQGSEASQGAEHQPRAVAVAGTTIAVLPFNVLSAEPQIRFLADGLAEDVIALLARVPGFVLISRASSFVFRGHDVTVPEVAHQLGVRFVVEGSVRLSNETVRISTQLIEAGSGHVLWTGRFDRRRGEAVDLQEDIARGIMSELEPELTRAEIAHIRRQRPENLDVWAHYHQAIGSIANQGWGREAMAEARSQLQKSVALDPAFGLGHAHYALLTALSMNIGVLPTAASLAQEALGAANHAIGLDDGSSEVLGYAGCALCDLGHHDRGVEVLHQALEIDPSNAQAHVALGASLVLTGKLEAGIEQMRFGMAISPRDRRLGFWGWALGVFLLRAERSSEALEEARTSCRRDPRFHLARVLEAAILDRQGHPAEASASLAMARQLCASLTLNEIALTHGRRVGDRLALLWVQ from the coding sequence GTGCCGACGGCGGTGGGCGCCCGCGCTTTCGACTTGCTCCTGTGCTTGTTGGCGCATCGGGATCGCGTGATCTCCAAGGATGAGGTGCTCGACATCGTCTGGCCTGGCCTGGTGGTGGAGGAAAACAACCTGTCGGTGCAGGTCTCAGCCCTTCGCAAGCTGTTGGGCACTCATGCCATCGCCACGATCTCCGGGCGGGGTTACCGGTTTGCTCTGGGGGTCAGACAGGGCAGCGAGGCGTCACAGGGCGCGGAGCATCAGCCCCGCGCGGTCGCAGTTGCCGGGACCACGATCGCGGTTCTGCCGTTCAACGTGTTGTCCGCTGAGCCGCAGATCCGCTTTCTGGCCGACGGCCTGGCCGAAGACGTCATCGCGCTGCTGGCCCGAGTCCCGGGCTTTGTGCTGATTTCCCGCGCGTCCTCGTTCGTCTTTCGGGGTCACGATGTCACCGTGCCGGAAGTCGCCCATCAGCTCGGCGTTCGTTTCGTGGTCGAGGGCAGCGTGCGTCTGAGCAACGAGACCGTTCGCATCTCGACACAGCTGATCGAGGCAGGGTCGGGACACGTCCTGTGGACCGGTCGCTTCGATCGCCGCCGAGGTGAAGCTGTCGATCTGCAGGAAGACATTGCGCGCGGGATCATGTCGGAACTGGAACCCGAACTCACCCGAGCCGAGATTGCCCACATACGCCGCCAGCGCCCGGAGAACCTGGATGTCTGGGCCCACTACCACCAGGCGATCGGGTCGATAGCGAATCAGGGCTGGGGCAGGGAGGCCATGGCCGAGGCACGGTCGCAGCTTCAAAAGAGCGTTGCCCTGGATCCGGCGTTTGGTCTGGGGCACGCCCACTATGCCTTGTTGACCGCCTTGTCCATGAACATCGGGGTGCTGCCCACCGCGGCCAGCCTGGCGCAAGAGGCGCTGGGCGCCGCCAACCATGCCATCGGGCTGGACGACGGCAGCTCAGAGGTCTTGGGCTACGCCGGTTGCGCCCTGTGTGATCTGGGGCATCACGACCGGGGCGTTGAAGTCCTTCATCAAGCCCTGGAGATCGACCCCAGCAATGCACAAGCCCATGTGGCGCTGGGCGCTTCTTTGGTCTTGACGGGGAAACTGGAGGCCGGCATCGAGCAAATGCGGTTCGGCATGGCGATCAGCCCGCGCGACCGGCGCCTGGGCTTCTGGGGCTGGGCCCTGGGGGTCTTTCTGCTCAGGGCCGAGCGATCCAGCGAGGCCCTGGAGGAAGCGCGCACGTCCTGTCGGCGCGATCCCAGGTTCCATCTCGCTCGCGTTCTTGAGGCCGCCATTCTGGACCGCCAGGGACACCCCGCAGAAGCCAGCGCCTCGCTGGCGATGGCTCGCCAGTTGTGCGCATCACTCACCTTGAACGAAATCGCCTTGACCCACGGCCGCCGTGTGGGTGACAGGCTGGCGCTGCTGTGGGTTCAGTGA
- the gdhA gene encoding NADP-specific glutamate dehydrogenase, translated as MKYTSAHHFLDHVVQHNPGQTEFHQAVSEVTESLWPFIQAHPRYAEQGLLDRLVEPERVLMFRISWVNDHGDVQVNRGYRIQHSSAIGPYKGGMRFHPSVNLSILKFLAFEQTFKNALTTLPMGGGKGGSDFDPKGKSPGEVMRFCQALMGELFRHVGADTDVPAGDIGVGGREVGFMAGMMKKLSNRADCVFTGKGLSFGGSLVRPEATGYGTVYFAQEMLKQRGRGFDGLRVSVSGSGNVAQYAVEKAMALGAKVVTVSDSSGTVIDEDGFTPEKLAVLMDVKNHLYGRVSDYAERTRSRFEPGVRPWGVPVDVALPCATQNELNAVDAATLIKNGVICVAEGANMPTTMEAVQCFEAAGVLYAPGKASNAGGVATSGLEMSQNAMRLSWPRDEVDNRLHTIMVGIHEACLVHGRRPDGSVSYVDGANIAGFVKVADAMLAQGVI; from the coding sequence ATGAAGTACACATCGGCGCATCACTTTCTTGACCACGTTGTCCAACACAACCCCGGGCAAACGGAATTCCACCAAGCCGTCTCTGAAGTGACGGAGAGCCTGTGGCCCTTCATTCAGGCGCACCCCAGGTACGCCGAACAAGGCTTGCTTGACCGCCTCGTGGAACCCGAGCGTGTGTTGATGTTCCGCATTTCCTGGGTCAACGACCACGGTGACGTGCAGGTCAACCGGGGCTACCGCATCCAGCACAGCTCGGCCATCGGCCCGTACAAGGGCGGTATGCGCTTCCACCCGTCGGTGAACCTGTCGATCCTGAAGTTCCTGGCTTTTGAACAGACCTTCAAGAATGCCCTGACCACGCTGCCCATGGGTGGCGGCAAGGGCGGCTCCGACTTTGACCCCAAGGGCAAGAGCCCTGGCGAGGTGATGCGGTTTTGCCAGGCCTTGATGGGCGAGCTGTTCCGCCATGTCGGCGCAGACACCGATGTGCCGGCGGGCGACATCGGCGTGGGTGGACGGGAAGTCGGATTCATGGCCGGCATGATGAAAAAGCTCAGCAACCGCGCCGACTGCGTGTTCACCGGCAAGGGTCTGTCGTTCGGTGGCTCGCTGGTGCGGCCTGAGGCCACTGGCTACGGCACGGTGTACTTTGCGCAGGAAATGCTCAAGCAACGGGGCCGTGGTTTTGACGGCCTGCGCGTGAGCGTTTCGGGCTCGGGCAACGTGGCCCAGTACGCAGTGGAAAAGGCCATGGCGCTGGGAGCCAAGGTCGTCACGGTGTCCGATTCCAGTGGCACCGTGATCGATGAAGACGGCTTCACCCCGGAGAAGCTGGCCGTGCTCATGGACGTGAAAAACCACCTGTACGGCCGCGTGAGCGACTACGCCGAACGAACCAGGAGCCGGTTTGAGCCCGGCGTGCGCCCCTGGGGCGTGCCGGTGGACGTGGCACTGCCCTGCGCCACGCAGAACGAACTCAACGCCGTGGATGCCGCCACCCTCATCAAGAACGGCGTGATCTGTGTGGCGGAGGGGGCCAACATGCCCACCACCATGGAAGCCGTGCAGTGCTTCGAAGCCGCTGGCGTGCTCTACGCACCGGGCAAAGCCAGCAACGCGGGGGGCGTGGCCACCTCGGGACTTGAGATGAGCCAGAACGCGATGCGCCTTTCATGGCCTCGCGACGAAGTCGACAACCGCCTGCACACCATCATGGTGGGTATCCATGAGGCCTGCCTGGTCCACGGACGCCGCCCGGACGGCTCTGTGAGCTATGTGGACGGTGCGAACATCGCCGGCTTCGTCAAGGTGGCCGACGCCATGCTTGCGCAGGGTGTGATCTAA
- a CDS encoding N-acetyltransferase, whose product MELRVDVQWGAAEVEDELKLLHARLQRSGLLEHGTRIIKTPIPDLIFRHREADGEHYIYVEDVARGCLAGYTVFNRLIEVNRRLDRFVRAPHSKYAGAYQRRGIATAVYEWALGQGMCLISGARQSQGANALWRSLATRHRLEYIDIRNKCIHLLGASVDQATQDSLQTRMLLFGDGWDVDRGRSQPSPRPPPFIQEKAPTRGIFPDSMQFAHNAMHIFRA is encoded by the coding sequence ATGGAGTTGCGTGTGGATGTGCAGTGGGGTGCTGCAGAGGTTGAAGATGAGTTGAAGTTGCTTCATGCACGCCTTCAGCGTTCAGGGCTCCTGGAACACGGAACCAGGATCATCAAGACCCCGATCCCCGATCTGATCTTTCGTCACCGCGAGGCCGACGGGGAGCACTACATCTACGTGGAAGACGTGGCTCGCGGCTGTCTGGCCGGATACACCGTCTTCAATCGGCTGATCGAGGTGAATCGGCGCCTGGATCGATTCGTTCGCGCGCCGCATTCAAAGTATGCGGGTGCGTACCAGCGTCGAGGCATTGCAACCGCTGTGTACGAATGGGCGCTGGGCCAAGGCATGTGCTTGATCAGCGGCGCGCGCCAGTCCCAGGGCGCCAACGCGCTGTGGCGGTCACTCGCCACACGTCATCGGCTCGAGTACATCGACATTCGGAACAAGTGCATCCACCTGCTGGGGGCGTCCGTCGATCAGGCAACGCAGGACAGTCTGCAGACCCGCATGTTGTTGTTTGGAGATGGGTGGGATGTTGACCGTGGCCGGTCGCAGCCATCGCCACGGCCTCCACCATTCATTCAAGAAAAGGCACCAACACGGGGCATTTTTCCTGACTCGATGCAGTTTGCGCATAATGCCATGCACATTTTTAGGGCATAA